AAGGCAGGACATTTCAGGTCAAACAAAACTTGCGGCATAATAACTTTGGAGAATACCGAAAGCGTAAGCTTTCGGAAGAGGCTCCAAAGTGGAGGGTTTATAAGGGGCGAAGCCCCTTATGGTTATATGGCGTTCTCCACACAGGTGCCGTATCCAAACACCTTGGTAATAGCGCAAGTCACGAAGATCATGCGGTTCGGCGCTTACTGCAAGCTCTTGGAATACAACAACATCGAGGCGTTCCTGCCTTTCAGGGAGATATCTTCAGGCTGGATAAAAAATATCCACGAGTTCCTGCATCCGGAGCAGAAGATAGTGTGCAAGGTAATATACATAGACCGGAACAAGGGCACCATCGACATATCACTCAAGAAAGTCACCCCGAAGGATTCGAAGGTGAAGATAAACGCCTACAATCTCGAGCACAGGCTCAACTCCATATTCCTGCAGGCCGTAAGGGCTTCTGGCGAGGACCGCCAGAAGGAGCAGCTTGCGCAGCAGGCGCTATCAGAGTTCGGAAGCTACACGGCACTGGTCCAGGCTGCAACAGGCGTTACTGATGAATGGAAGGGCTCCAAGTTGCCAAAGAAGCTGAAGGATGCCATACTCTCAATAATAGAGGCAAGCAGGAAGAGGAGGAAGTATGAGGTCGCGTACATGATGAAGCTCTCGACCTCCAATACCACGAGCGGCATATCCGAGCTTAACTCGGCGCTGCTCGATGCCGAGAAATCTGGCGTCAGCATTATGTATATAAGCGCCCCGAAGTACAGGATGGACGCCCAGGGCAAGGACTATTCAGACGCCGAGAACAAAATAAAGGCTGCAATTGAACTCATAAGGTCCAAGGTAAAGGACAGCACCCTTGAGCTTGAAAAGGAGAAGCTGAAGAAGGACAAGGAAAGCATACTGGATGCCTTGCAGTGAAAGTTGGTGCAGAGCTATGGATAGCACAAAAATACGCGTAAGGAAGCACGCAAAGCTCAAGACACCGATCATGATAGTCGGGTTGCCCGGCATAGGCAGCGTCGGCAAGATGGTGGCAGAGCACCTCATAAAGGAGCTCAAGGCAGAACGGATCGCTACTCTATACTCCCCACATTTCCCGTATCAGGTCATAATGCTCAGGCATGGCGGTATAAGGCTGATGAACAACCGCTTCTACGTCATAAGGCGCCAGGGCAGCAAGGGCGACATAGTCATATTGACAGGCGACACGCAGGCCCTGACACCGGAAGGCCAATATCAGGTAAACCACGACATAGTCAGGTTCTTCAAGGAGCGGCTCGGCGGCAAGTTCATATACACACTTGGGGGCTACAGCTCCCCAGGCTCCAGCACCTCAAACCCAAAGGTTTACGCCAACGCCACAAGCAAGGCAGTCGTGGACGAGTTCAAGGACAGCGGGCTCGTTTTCGGCGAATCGCGCGGTTCCATACTGGGATCCGCAGGCATGATACTCGGCTTCGCAAAGATGGAGCACGTAGACGGAATATGCATCATGGGCGAATCATCTTTCCTCGATGTCGATCCTTACGCAGCGAAGGCGGTTCTGGTGTTCCTCTCGAAGAGGCTGGGACTAAACATAGATACCAAGAACCTCGACAAGATGATACAGAAGACAGCAAAAGCGCTCAAGGAACTGGAACTCCAGGCTCCTGCGGAATTCCCCATGCCGGGCAAGGGCGATGACAAGCCCCCATCATACATACGCTGATGCTGCGCCAGTAGTCTAGGGGTAGGACATCGCCTTCCCAAGGCGACGACCCGGGTCCGATTCCCGGCTGGCGCATCTCACATCCTGCGCCTGATGAACCTCAGGGCTGCCCTCGCCCTCTCGGCCACAGCCTTGTAAAAAGACCCTTCCATTTCCTCAACATCCGAGAAGAACAGAGTAGCCGTGGCTATAGCGATCACTACAAGCTCAAAGAATAGGTAGGTTTCTGCCTCGGCTCCGAATATCAGGTATTGGAACGAGGCATGTCCATATCCCCAGATCCCTAGATACAGGGCCACAGACTCTCCAACAGACACGAATGGAAGCCCAAGCAGCAGCATTGCCAGGACAATCCTCCTGTAGTCCCTGAGCTCTTCCGCTCCCCCAAGTACAAGCTCTATCAGTATCGCCCCTCCAGCAAAGACAAATACCGAAACCAGGTAAGTGAAAGCTCCCAATCCCATGCAATCACGCCTTTCTGAAGAATCTGTGCTGCTTCAAGATCAAAATCAGCGTAGATACCAGCAGCGTCACCGATATCATGAACAGATATTCCTCGAGAGGCACCCCGAGCAGGTAAAATCCAAGTATGTTGTGCCTTGGGAAGTACCACATACCGCTTCTTATCGCTACCATGTCCCAAGGCACGCTGAACGCCAATGCACTGACCGTACACAATGCCAAGGTTTTCTTGTACCTAACTACCAGTTTGCGGTGCGAAGCCCACAGTGCGACGAGTGGCGCCCAGGTGAAAACCGCAAGCCAGTATATGTAGTTGAGCATCAAGATCACCCTGAAGCCTAAAGCGCGAACATTGCGGCCAGTGCGACGCAGAGTGCGCTTCCGGCCATGCTACCGAAGAAATTCGAGGTGTATTTGCTGCCTATTCCCTTTTCTTCGAAGTACCCGAGCACGGAATCGGCTATGGTGCCGAAGAAGCTGCTAATTGTCAGCACTATGAACGCCAAGATATAGCTGGAAAGGCCCAGCGCCGAGAGCTCAGGCAGCACCACCACGAACGCTGCTGATATGAGGAGAGCGCCGCCAAAGCCTGCAGCCAGTCCAAGCCATGTTACTCCTCCCGAAACGCCCTTCTGCACTTTCCTGAAGCCCAATATCATCACAGGCCTGCCGTCAAGCACCCCAAGCTCGCTGCTGAAAGTGTCGGAAGTGACTGCCCCCACGCTTGCGATAAAGCCAAGCGCGGCAAAGAGAGCCAAATGCGAATGCCCTGTGGTATAAGTGGCATAGAAGGCCGCGCTCATCACCAGCGGCCACAGACCGTTGGCCAAGACATTCTTTATTCCCCTGCTCTTCTCATACAGCCCGGCATTCTGCTTGAACTTCTTGCCCGCAAGCGTGACAATCGCGGCAAGCACAACAAAAAAGAACATCTCGCCGAAGAAGAACAGGCCCAGGTCTTTCCCAAACACTATCATTGCTGCTCCTACCACGAGCGAAACAACTACTGCTTTGAAGTTGAGCGTCAGGAAGGGCATGTGAATCACTGGGCCTGGTCGGCATTGCCTGTATGGTAATGCCCGGTAACATTTTTAAACAGTCATATAAATTCATTTAAATGGAACTTTTACTCTCGTTCATAACTCATTTCAAACAAAAAGTTCCGGTATTTAGAAAGATTTTTAAATGTTCCATCAGATAGATACATACGGGTTCTCTACTGTAGGAAGGTCGTGAAGAACTGGTCGCCTTGCCAGCGTGCATTGCACGCTGGCACTCTTTCTATTTATGTCATGGTTAGAGCGCCGTATCTTATTTTAAATACCTTTTCGTCCATAAGGTAATGTCGTGTTTTGATGCCAAAGGAGAAGGCCGTGCATGATTTGGAGGACCTGCCGGGAATAGGCCCGACTACAGCCACGAAGCTGAGATCCGCAGGCATAGATACTCTAGACAAGGTGGCAGTCGCATCGCCGCATGAGATAGCAGAGATGACTGGCATAAGCGTCGACGCTGCAAAGAAGGCGGTGCAGGCCGCGCAGGAATCCACCACTATAGCTTACGAGACTGGAGAGCAGTTCTACGAGAAGCGCAAGCTCATAGGCAAGATAAGCACCGGTTCGAGCGACCTGAACGACCTGATAGGCGGCGGCGTGGAAACAAACGGCATAACCGAGACGTATGGCAGGTTCGCGAGTGGAAAGACGCAGCTCGGCTTCCAACTCGCAGTCAACGTGCAGCTCCCAAAGGACAAGGGAGGCTTGGGAGGCAACGTCTTGTTCATAGACACCGAGGGCACGTTCAGGCCAGAGCGCATAGAGCAGATGGCCAAGGCATCAAGCCTAGACCCAAAGGAGATACTGGCAAACATAGTGATGGTAAGGGTTCTGAACACAGAGCAGCAGATCCTCACGCTAGAGAGAGCCGACTCGCTCATACAGGACAGGAACGTCAAGCTGATAATAATAGACTCGCTCACATCGCTGTTCAGGTCCGAGTTTGTGGGTAGAGGGGCATTGGCCGAACGCCAGCAGAAGCTCAACCAGCACATACACAGGCTGCAGATGCTCGCAGACAAGTACAACATAGCGGCCTACATAACCAACCAGGTCATGGACAACCCTGGCATAATGTTCGGAGACCCCACCTCGCCCATAGGCGGGAATGTCATAGCGCACGCCGCCACCACACGTCTGTACATGAGGAAGAGCAAGGAGGACAAGCGCATAGTGAGGCTTGTCGACTCGCCCAACATGCCCGAGGGAGAGTGCGTCATAAAGATAACGCTCGACGGCATAAAGGACTGATCCTATGCGCGCAAGGCCCAAGGACACAATCGCGATAGCGCTTGGCAAAGGCAACTTCGCTGACGGCTCGCTTACCCGAGAATCGGAACTGAATACAAAGAGGGCCGCAGAGCTGTACAGCACTGGCAAGGTAAGCAGGATACTTTTCTCAAGCCTCTACAGCTTCAGGGTAGCAAGGCCTCCGAAGCTCACTGAGGCTGAGGGCATGAGGCGCATGGCCGCTGCAATGCGCATTCCTACCAAGGCGATGCTCAAGGAGGAGCGCTCGCTCGATACCACAGGCAACGCGATGTTCTGCTACCGCATCATTGCGCACATGCACGAGATAAGGCGCATTTTACTCGTGACGAATAGCTATCATCTTCCCAGGGCACTTTACATCTTCAGGAAGGTGTTCGGACCCAAATACAAAATAACCCCGATAAGCTCCGGCACGTCCAAACACGGAAAGGAACTGAGGGATGCGCGCTTGCACGAGCGTGCAGCATTGGCGCTGCTTAAGAAAATCTACCTTAAGCTCAAGAGCGGCGACAGTGCCAGCATACGCACAACTTTCATGCGCAACCATCCGGTATACGGCAGCAATCCATCTACAGTGCCTGATTTCATATGGAAATCGTTCAGCGCCAATGGGGTAAGCAAGGAATGGCTGATCTCAAACTACATGCGTCGCAATGCACGGGCGAATCGAAAGCGCGTTCGCGGCCCTGTCATCAGCTCTTAGCTATCCTCATTCCCCTCGCGGCGGGCACTACCTTGTATTTCGCGTTCTCGAAGTGTATCGCCAGCTCCCGCCCGCTGTAGAACTCGTGCAGGAAGACGCTCAGTGCGGATATCGACGTGTGCGGCTGGGTGCTTATGCTGACGTTGAAATCCGCACGCTTGAGCACGCCCCTATTGTCGGTAGTCGATATCACCACTATGAGGTTCTTGTAGGTCCTCAGCATCGACTCCACGCCCTTTATCGGGACCCCGAACCTGGTAAGATATACGCTCTTGTAGTTCTTCTTGGACTCTATCACGCGCTTCCAGTCGTTCGTGAACTCGACAGAGAAATTCCCACCCCACTTAGACGATATGTTATTGAAATACCTTACAACCCTCTGGTTTTTCGGCGTGGTGAATATTATCGAAGAAGCTCCGAAGGCCCGGGCCGCTAGGCCCAGGTCCATGCAGTATTCGCATGTCGGCCTGCCTATCGCTAATATCGCTATCATTGCACCCCCTGCCGAAGTCAGAGTTAGACACCTGCCTAAATATAATAAGCTTTGCGAGACCGGCGTAACGCTACGCGCCGCTAGCCTGCGTCCCTTCGGTTCCGCCCTCTATTACCCTTGCGTCGACCACTTTCGCACCGTTCTGCAGGCGCATTATCCTAACGCCCTGCGCGCCCCTGCCAGTTACGCGTATCGAATCGATAGGTATGTCTATTGACACGCCAAGCGAGTTCACCACAAGCAGCTTGTCATATTTGTTGGCAGGCATCACCCTTACAACCTCACCGGTCTTTTCTGTAACCCTGAGGTTTATCACGCCCCTGCCGCCGCGCCCCTGCAGCCTGTACCGGTCTGCCTGCGTTATCTTTCCGAAGCCATTGCCTGTTACTGTTAGCACGTCGCTGTCATGCCTTACCGGCGCTATATTGACTACGGTGTCGCCTTGCCTGACCCGCATGCCTCTCACCCCGTGAGCGACCCTGCTCATTGGTCGCAGCGTTTTCTCCTCGAACCTCAACGCAAAACCGCCCTTGGTCGCGATGAACAGCTCGTTCCCCCCGTCCGAGAGTGCCACGTCTGCGAGTGTGTCGCCCTGAAGCAATGGTATGGCCTTTATGCCGTTCGATCTCGGCCTTGAGAAGAGCTCAGCCTTAACCCTCTTTATCTTCCCGTTCCTTGTAATGAACACGAGAAACTTGCCTGTGAAAACGCGCGTGTTGACTATGCGCGCTATGTGCTCGCCCTCCTCAAGCCTGATGAGGTTCACTGCGGGCTTTCCGCTGCTGTACCTGTTGCCTTCCGGCACCTCGTAGGCCTTCAGCCAGTAAGCCCTGCCCTTGTCTGATATGGCGAGCAAGTAGTCCTTTGCCATGCATCCAACTACCTGCCTGACAAAATCTCCTTCGCGCAGGTCTATCGTTATCACGCCCCTGCCGCCGCGCCCCTGCAGCCTGTACTCCTCCGTCCTGATGCGTTTCAGGTAGTCGCCCTTTGTCAGTATTATGGTGCTCGGCTCGTCCTTTATCAGGTCCTCTCTTGCGACCGCCCCTGCTTCGTCGTCTCCCTGCTCTATGGTAGTGCGCCTGGCGCGC
The Candidatus Marsarchaeota archaeon genome window above contains:
- a CDS encoding S1 RNA-binding domain-containing protein, with amino-acid sequence KAGHFRSNKTCGIITLENTESVSFRKRLQSGGFIRGEAPYGYMAFSTQVPYPNTLVIAQVTKIMRFGAYCKLLEYNNIEAFLPFREISSGWIKNIHEFLHPEQKIVCKVIYIDRNKGTIDISLKKVTPKDSKVKINAYNLEHRLNSIFLQAVRASGEDRQKEQLAQQALSEFGSYTALVQAATGVTDEWKGSKLPKKLKDAILSIIEASRKRRKYEVAYMMKLSTSNTTSGISELNSALLDAEKSGVSIMYISAPKYRMDAQGKDYSDAENKIKAAIELIRSKVKDSTLELEKEKLKKDKESILDALQ
- a CDS encoding proteasome assembly chaperone family protein → MDSTKIRVRKHAKLKTPIMIVGLPGIGSVGKMVAEHLIKELKAERIATLYSPHFPYQVIMLRHGGIRLMNNRFYVIRRQGSKGDIVILTGDTQALTPEGQYQVNHDIVRFFKERLGGKFIYTLGGYSSPGSSTSNPKVYANATSKAVVDEFKDSGLVFGESRGSILGSAGMILGFAKMEHVDGICIMGESSFLDVDPYAAKAVLVFLSKRLGLNIDTKNLDKMIQKTAKALKELELQAPAEFPMPGKGDDKPPSYIR
- a CDS encoding lycopene cyclase domain-containing protein, with product MLNYIYWLAVFTWAPLVALWASHRKLVVRYKKTLALCTVSALAFSVPWDMVAIRSGMWYFPRHNILGFYLLGVPLEEYLFMISVTLLVSTLILILKQHRFFRKA
- a CDS encoding DUF92 domain-containing protein, with product MPFLTLNFKAVVVSLVVGAAMIVFGKDLGLFFFGEMFFFVVLAAIVTLAGKKFKQNAGLYEKSRGIKNVLANGLWPLVMSAAFYATYTTGHSHLALFAALGFIASVGAVTSDTFSSELGVLDGRPVMILGFRKVQKGVSGGVTWLGLAAGFGGALLISAAFVVVLPELSALGLSSYILAFIVLTISSFFGTIADSVLGYFEEKGIGSKYTSNFFGSMAGSALCVALAAMFAL
- the radA gene encoding DNA repair and recombination protein RadA, translated to MPKEKAVHDLEDLPGIGPTTATKLRSAGIDTLDKVAVASPHEIAEMTGISVDAAKKAVQAAQESTTIAYETGEQFYEKRKLIGKISTGSSDLNDLIGGGVETNGITETYGRFASGKTQLGFQLAVNVQLPKDKGGLGGNVLFIDTEGTFRPERIEQMAKASSLDPKEILANIVMVRVLNTEQQILTLERADSLIQDRNVKLIIIDSLTSLFRSEFVGRGALAERQQKLNQHIHRLQMLADKYNIAAYITNQVMDNPGIMFGDPTSPIGGNVIAHAATTRLYMRKSKEDKRIVRLVDSPNMPEGECVIKITLDGIKD
- a CDS encoding YdcF family protein, with amino-acid sequence MRARPKDTIAIALGKGNFADGSLTRESELNTKRAAELYSTGKVSRILFSSLYSFRVARPPKLTEAEGMRRMAAAMRIPTKAMLKEERSLDTTGNAMFCYRIIAHMHEIRRILLVTNSYHLPRALYIFRKVFGPKYKITPISSGTSKHGKELRDARLHERAALALLKKIYLKLKSGDSASIRTTFMRNHPVYGSNPSTVPDFIWKSFSANGVSKEWLISNYMRRNARANRKRVRGPVISS